The following is a genomic window from Verrucosispora sp. WMMD573.
CCGGCCGGCCGCCTGGACCAGCGGCGCCAGCGCCACCGGGTCCGCCCGGTGCTGGGCGACCACGAGTGAGATCGCGGCGACCACCGAGCCTTCCGGTCCGCAGATCGGCGCCGCGACCGAGAGGGCGTCCATGGTGACCTGCCGGTCGCTGACCGCGTACCCGGTGCGGCGCACCTCGGCCAGCCCGCGTCGCAGTCGCCCGGGATCGGTGACGGTCAGCGGGGTGTACCGCTCCAACGGCGTCGCCAGCACCTTTTCCTGCACCTCGGCCGGCGCGTACGCGAGCAGCACCAGCCCGACGCCGGTGGCGTGCAACGCGAAGCG
Proteins encoded in this region:
- a CDS encoding IclR family transcriptional regulator C-terminal domain-containing protein yields the protein MLLAYAPAEVQEKVLATPLERYTPLTVTDPGRLRRGLAEVRRTGYAVSDRQVTMDALSVAAPICGPEGSVVAAISLVVAQHRADPVALAPLVQAAGRTISRSFGTSYGSRRSAG